From the Gallaecimonas kandeliae genome, one window contains:
- a CDS encoding methyl-accepting chemotaxis protein has protein sequence MAFKLSVLTLPFRRLFRLQLSITQKVMLGFLLLVLCLLGGSLTTLFSGYQIRSQIDNMTGRTTPLVLQTSKISVVLLNADRQLRSVPGSQDSHPAITTMNNFTDLQGDFDQALTELKRLAQGSEDLLSLIDPLNTLDTDYFDQGKELGKQQLALLDTRDKIKAIRSQWRAQLSQLQAKEGADSAALDSLDKATLALLDASDSFELSKLAGDQQQALASVNDDPLKASSQQLAQLKGRQLELADAVQQLAEQTVSTIDYATAVLGTVDQTAHDRMGQGAEHIGQALTLSRWLSLGSLGISLLLAAVVAVSIYRSIKKPLAELLAVQHAAVQGDMTREVGYRSHNEFGLLSSSTNQLLGHIRQLLEEISQGAGRLTSVVETNREQSTATHQALNQQRQQTQQVNVAMGEMEKAVQEVAQSAAQTLTRIQDMAKAVASGQQRMSANIDATQALADKLESSGKAIDEVEDYSMRIGGVLDVIQGVAEQTNLLALNAAIEAARAGEHGRGFAVVASEVRNLAQQTAESAKTIHQMIDNLQRSTQGAVKLVAECRQEMDRGLEQSAKAADAMGEVQGMLREVSGNSEQIATAAAQQQATTEDIARSLVQIAEITEHNHQGVSAFTESSRQMESLVQAQDQLLRRFQR, from the coding sequence ATGGCGTTCAAGCTGTCCGTCCTCACCTTGCCGTTCAGGCGCCTCTTTCGCCTGCAGCTCTCCATCACCCAGAAGGTGATGCTGGGTTTCCTGCTGCTGGTGCTCTGCCTGCTTGGCGGCAGCCTTACCACCCTCTTCTCCGGCTACCAGATCCGCAGCCAAATAGACAACATGACGGGCCGCACCACCCCCCTGGTGCTCCAGACCAGCAAGATCTCGGTGGTGCTGCTCAACGCCGACCGCCAATTGCGCAGCGTCCCCGGCAGCCAGGACAGCCACCCTGCCATCACCACCATGAACAACTTCACCGATCTGCAGGGTGACTTCGACCAGGCCCTGACCGAGCTCAAACGGCTGGCCCAGGGCTCCGAGGACCTGTTGTCCCTGATCGATCCCCTCAATACCCTGGATACGGACTACTTCGACCAGGGCAAGGAGCTGGGCAAGCAGCAGCTGGCACTGCTGGACACCCGCGACAAGATCAAGGCAATCCGCAGCCAGTGGCGTGCCCAACTCAGCCAGTTGCAGGCCAAGGAAGGCGCCGACAGCGCCGCCCTGGACAGCCTCGACAAGGCCACCCTGGCGCTGCTGGACGCCAGCGACAGCTTCGAACTGAGCAAGCTGGCCGGCGATCAGCAACAGGCCCTGGCCTCAGTCAACGATGACCCGCTCAAGGCCAGCAGCCAGCAGTTGGCCCAGCTCAAGGGCCGGCAGCTGGAGCTGGCCGATGCCGTGCAGCAGTTGGCGGAGCAGACCGTCAGCACCATCGACTACGCCACCGCCGTGCTGGGCACCGTCGACCAGACGGCCCACGACCGTATGGGCCAGGGCGCCGAGCACATAGGCCAGGCCCTGACCCTCAGCCGTTGGCTGTCCCTGGGCAGCCTCGGGATCTCCCTGCTGCTGGCGGCGGTGGTGGCCGTCAGCATCTACCGCAGCATCAAGAAGCCCTTGGCCGAACTGCTGGCGGTGCAACACGCCGCCGTCCAAGGCGACATGACCCGGGAAGTGGGCTACCGCAGCCACAACGAGTTCGGTCTGCTGTCCTCCAGCACCAACCAGCTGTTGGGTCATATCCGCCAGTTGCTGGAAGAGATCAGCCAAGGGGCCGGCCGACTGACCTCAGTAGTGGAGACCAACCGCGAACAGTCCACCGCCACCCACCAGGCATTGAACCAGCAGCGCCAGCAGACCCAGCAGGTCAATGTCGCCATGGGCGAAATGGAAAAGGCGGTACAGGAGGTGGCCCAGAGCGCCGCCCAGACCCTGACCCGCATCCAGGACATGGCAAAGGCGGTGGCCTCGGGCCAACAGCGCATGAGCGCCAATATCGACGCCACCCAGGCCCTGGCCGACAAGCTGGAGAGCTCAGGCAAGGCCATAGACGAGGTGGAGGACTACTCCATGCGCATCGGCGGTGTGCTGGACGTCATCCAGGGCGTGGCGGAGCAGACCAACCTGCTGGCCCTCAACGCCGCCATAGAGGCGGCCAGGGCCGGTGAACATGGCCGCGGCTTCGCGGTGGTGGCCAGCGAGGTACGCAACCTGGCCCAGCAGACGGCGGAATCGGCCAAGACCATCCACCAGATGATCGACAACCTGCAGCGCAGCACCCAGGGCGCCGTCAAGCTGGTGGCCGAGTGCCGCCAGGAGATGGACAGGGGCCTGGAGCAGAGCGCCAAGGCGGCGGACGCCATGGGCGAGGTGCAGGGCATGTTGCGGGAAGTGAGCGGTAACTCGGAGCAGATCGCCACCGCCGCCGCCCAGCAGCAGGCCACCACAGAAGACATCGCCAGGAGCCTGGTGCAGATCGCCGAGATCACCGAGCACAATCACCAGGGGGTCTCGGCCTTCACCGAGTCGAGCCGCCAGATGGAATCCCTGGTGCAGGCCCAGGATCAGCTGCTGCGCCGCTTCCAGCGCTGA
- a CDS encoding esterase/lipase family protein has protein sequence MRSLLLLLTLLLAACSITKERQNRELALWQEQAQGLGWLAEQDKGRANWMALALLGAEPGQDLRLYNQLLRELLGQCLYEHGNKACQGASFACGGPCSALVVPKDTMVDGKALGVSGYHYRPRNPKTEPFYPFEGLFEPLTFVTEIHSQSLVVKPLFLYGLPAGYRLDGQPLRLDYAMPYQALLSVAYIGRYENPGLFNADDTKSFGIYQLQPLDLHKDIVLMLHGLDSSPLIWRELSLAILRDPGLVARYQIWHLFYETGGPPLYNSDRVRRLLEERLAPFHAQGLHPHITLVGHSLGGIIAKALATDSGEVLWNATFIKSYPQMRQQLGEKVEGARRIFHFQHVPEVDKVVFMDTPHRGAPLSRSLLARIAAFFVSLPKRLSSAFSFVDQYQGLVKPQMRPYLQGRRPSSIEVLRADHPLIKALAEMHPAQGIRAWSVLGNQVPGCYSVAAHCSDDGVVKYQSAHQDYAPELIVEGHHDSYRNPQAIALVLNILSAGSGAAADPGPAPGIPSGGSTR, from the coding sequence ATGCGTTCACTGCTGTTGTTGCTGACGCTGCTGCTGGCGGCCTGTTCCATCACAAAAGAGCGCCAGAACCGGGAGCTGGCGCTCTGGCAGGAGCAGGCCCAGGGCCTGGGGTGGCTGGCAGAGCAGGACAAGGGCAGGGCCAACTGGATGGCCTTGGCTCTACTGGGAGCAGAGCCCGGCCAGGATCTCCGCCTCTACAACCAACTGCTACGGGAGCTGTTGGGCCAGTGCCTCTATGAGCATGGCAACAAGGCCTGCCAAGGGGCCAGTTTCGCCTGCGGCGGGCCCTGCAGCGCCCTGGTGGTGCCCAAGGACACCATGGTAGACGGCAAGGCCCTCGGCGTCTCCGGCTACCACTACCGGCCGCGTAACCCCAAGACGGAACCTTTCTATCCCTTCGAAGGGCTTTTCGAACCCCTTACCTTCGTGACCGAGATCCACAGTCAGTCCCTGGTGGTCAAACCCCTCTTCCTCTATGGCCTGCCGGCCGGCTACCGCCTGGATGGGCAGCCGCTGCGCCTGGACTACGCCATGCCCTACCAGGCCCTGCTGTCGGTGGCCTACATAGGGCGTTATGAGAACCCGGGGTTGTTCAACGCCGATGACACCAAGAGCTTCGGCATCTACCAGCTGCAACCCTTGGATCTGCACAAGGACATAGTGCTGATGCTCCATGGCCTGGATTCCAGCCCCCTGATCTGGCGGGAGCTGAGCCTGGCCATACTGCGTGACCCGGGACTGGTGGCCCGCTACCAGATCTGGCATCTCTTCTACGAGACGGGAGGACCGCCTCTTTACAACAGCGACCGAGTCCGCCGACTGCTGGAGGAAAGGCTGGCGCCTTTCCATGCCCAGGGGCTGCATCCCCACATCACCCTGGTCGGGCACAGCCTGGGCGGCATTATCGCCAAGGCCTTGGCCACCGACTCGGGGGAGGTGCTGTGGAACGCCACTTTCATCAAGAGCTACCCCCAGATGCGCCAGCAACTGGGGGAGAAGGTGGAGGGGGCCAGGCGGATCTTCCATTTCCAGCATGTACCCGAGGTGGACAAGGTGGTGTTCATGGATACGCCTCACAGGGGGGCACCGTTATCGCGCTCCCTGCTGGCCCGTATCGCCGCCTTTTTCGTGTCCCTGCCCAAGCGGCTGTCGTCGGCCTTTTCCTTCGTCGACCAGTACCAAGGCCTGGTGAAACCGCAGATGCGGCCCTATTTGCAGGGCAGGCGGCCGTCGAGTATCGAGGTGCTAAGGGCCGATCATCCGCTGATCAAGGCCTTGGCCGAGATGCACCCGGCGCAGGGGATCAGGGCCTGGTCGGTGTTGGGTAACCAGGTGCCGGGCTGCTATAGCGTTGCGGCCCATTGCAGTGACGATGGCGTTGTGAAATACCAAAGTGCCCACCAGGACTATGCCCCGGAGCTGATCGTCGAGGGGCACCACGACTCTTACCGCAACCCCCAGGCCATCGCCTTGGTGCTTAATATCCTCAGCGCTGGAAGCGGCGCAGCAGCTGATCCTGGGCCTGCACCAGGGATTCCATCTGGCGGCTCGACTCGGTGA
- the pepA gene encoding leucyl aminopeptidase — MEFSVKSGSPEKQRSACIVVGVYEPRRLSPVAEQLDKISDGYISNLLRRGDLEGKVGQTLLLHHVPGVLSERVLLIGCGKERELDERQYRQIIQKTIATLNDTGSMEAVCFLTELHVKGRDTYWKVRQAVEATDAGLYSFTQLKSKKEEPRRPLRKLTFNVPTRRELALGEKAIRHGLGVTKGMNLCRNVANMPPNICNAAYLAQSATELAANFSKLSIEVVGEAQMQELGMTSYLAVGRGSENESMMTIMRYNGAADANAKPIVLVGKGLTFDAGGISIKPSEGMDEMKYDMGGAAGVLGTMAALAELDLPLNVIGVLAGCENMPDGNAYRPGDILTTMSGQTVEVLNTDAEGRLVLCDVLTYVERFEPDCVIDVATLTGACVIALGKVASGLLSTHNPLAHELTNAADQSGDKAWRLPLYDEYQEMLDSPFADMANIGGRPAGTITAAAFLSRFTKKYNWAHLDVAGTAWNSGKNKGSTGRPVPLLTQFLLNRAGEKPED, encoded by the coding sequence TAGCCGAGCAACTGGACAAGATCAGCGACGGTTACATCTCCAACCTGCTGCGCCGCGGCGACCTTGAAGGAAAGGTAGGCCAGACCCTGCTGCTGCACCATGTTCCCGGCGTGCTGTCCGAGCGGGTCCTGCTGATCGGCTGCGGCAAGGAGCGTGAGCTGGACGAGCGCCAGTACCGCCAGATCATCCAAAAAACCATCGCCACCCTCAACGACACCGGCTCCATGGAAGCGGTCTGCTTCCTCACCGAGCTGCACGTCAAGGGCCGCGACACCTACTGGAAGGTGCGCCAGGCGGTGGAAGCCACAGACGCCGGCCTCTACAGCTTCACCCAGCTCAAATCCAAGAAGGAAGAGCCCCGCCGCCCGCTGCGCAAGCTGACCTTCAACGTGCCCACCCGCCGTGAGCTGGCCCTGGGCGAAAAGGCCATCCGCCACGGCCTCGGCGTCACCAAGGGCATGAACCTGTGCCGCAACGTGGCCAACATGCCGCCCAACATCTGCAACGCCGCCTACCTGGCCCAATCCGCCACCGAGCTGGCCGCAAACTTCAGCAAGCTCAGCATCGAAGTGGTGGGCGAAGCCCAGATGCAGGAACTGGGCATGACCTCCTACCTGGCGGTCGGCCGCGGCTCCGAAAACGAGTCCATGATGACCATCATGCGCTATAACGGCGCTGCTGACGCCAACGCCAAGCCCATAGTGCTGGTGGGCAAGGGCCTGACCTTCGATGCCGGCGGCATCTCCATCAAGCCTTCCGAAGGCATGGACGAGATGAAGTACGACATGGGCGGCGCCGCCGGCGTGTTGGGTACCATGGCGGCCCTGGCCGAACTGGACCTGCCCCTCAACGTCATCGGCGTGCTGGCCGGCTGTGAAAACATGCCCGACGGCAACGCCTACCGCCCCGGCGACATCCTCACCACCATGTCCGGCCAGACCGTCGAAGTGCTGAACACCGACGCCGAAGGCCGCCTGGTGCTGTGCGACGTGCTGACCTATGTCGAGCGCTTCGAGCCCGACTGCGTCATCGACGTGGCTACCCTCACCGGCGCCTGCGTCATCGCCCTCGGCAAGGTGGCTTCCGGCCTGCTGTCCACCCACAACCCCCTGGCCCACGAGCTGACCAACGCCGCCGACCAGTCCGGCGACAAGGCCTGGCGCCTGCCCCTGTACGACGAGTACCAGGAGATGCTGGACAGCCCCTTCGCGGACATGGCCAACATCGGTGGTCGCCCGGCCGGCACCATCACCGCCGCCGCCTTCCTGAGCCGCTTCACCAAGAAGTACAACTGGGCTCACCTGGACGTGGCCGGCACCGCCTGGAACTCCGGCAAGAACAAGGGTTCCACCGGCCGCCCCGTGCCGCTGTTGACCCAGTTCCTGCTCAACCGCGCCGGCGAGAAGCCCGAAGATTAA
- a CDS encoding valine--tRNA ligase: MDKTYNPSAIEEALYQAWEEKGYFKPAGDQGQGSYCIMIPPPNVTGSLHMGHAFQQTIMDALTRYQRMQGKNALWQVGTDHAGIATQMVVERKLAAEGQPDRHALGRDAFIDKIWEWKEESGGTITRQMRRLGNSVDWDRERFTMDEGLSNAVLEVFVRLYEDDLIYRGKRLVNWDPKLHTAISDLEVENREQKGHMWQLRYPLADGAKTRDGKDYLVVATTRPETMLGDTGVAVNPDDPRYQDLIGKFIELPLVGRRIPIVGDEHADMEKGTGCVKITPAHDFNDYEVGKRHNLPMVNILTLDAHIRSVAECVNSDGTANSEMDGSLPAEFQGLERFAARKAIVQKFTELGLLEKIDDHTLSVPYGDRGGVVIEPMLTDQWYVRVAPLAKPAIEAVEDGRIQFVPKQYENMYFAWMRDIQDWCISRQLWWGHRIPAWYDEAGSVYVGRTEEEVRAKHNLGADVVLKQDNDVLDTWFSSALWTFSTLGWPEKVEDLKVFHPTDVLVTGFDIIFFWVARMIMMTMHFIKNEDGSPQVPFKTVYVTGLIRDEEGQKMSKSKGNVIDPLDMIDGISLPELLEKRTGNMMQPQLAEKIAKRTQAQFPEGIVAHGTDALRFTLAALASTGRDINWDMRRLEGYRNFCNKLWNASRFVLMNTEEKDCGFNGGELELSLADRWILGQFQETVKAVRHAMDSYRFDQAANFLYEFTWNQFCDWYLELTKPVLFKGSEAQQRGTRHTLVTVLEALLRLMHPVMPFITETIWQRVKLLAGIDADTIMLQPYPEFDEAAVDATAMADLEWVKQFIVAIRNVRAEMDIAPSKLLEVLLVNVSETDQRRLEENLSFLTNMAKLESITVADGELPPTVTQLVGAMEVRIPMAGLIDKDAELARLGKQLEKVVQELGRVEAKLGNEGFVAKAPEAVIAKERERMAELQDTQAKLQAQYASIEAL; this comes from the coding sequence ATGGACAAGACATACAATCCTTCCGCCATCGAAGAGGCCCTCTACCAGGCCTGGGAAGAAAAGGGCTACTTCAAGCCGGCCGGCGACCAGGGCCAGGGCAGCTACTGCATCATGATCCCGCCGCCCAACGTCACCGGCAGCCTGCACATGGGTCATGCCTTCCAGCAGACCATCATGGACGCCCTGACCCGCTACCAGCGCATGCAGGGCAAGAATGCCCTCTGGCAGGTGGGCACCGACCACGCCGGTATCGCCACCCAGATGGTGGTGGAGCGCAAGCTGGCCGCCGAAGGCCAGCCGGATCGCCACGCCCTGGGCCGTGACGCCTTTATCGACAAGATCTGGGAATGGAAGGAAGAGTCCGGCGGCACCATCACCCGCCAGATGCGTCGCCTCGGCAACTCGGTGGACTGGGACCGCGAGCGCTTCACCATGGACGAAGGCCTGTCCAATGCCGTGCTGGAAGTCTTCGTGCGCCTTTATGAAGACGATCTCATCTACCGCGGCAAGCGCCTGGTGAACTGGGATCCCAAGCTCCACACCGCCATCTCCGACCTGGAAGTGGAGAACAGGGAGCAGAAGGGCCACATGTGGCAGCTGCGCTACCCGCTCGCCGACGGCGCCAAGACCCGGGACGGCAAGGATTATCTGGTGGTGGCCACCACCCGCCCCGAGACCATGCTCGGCGACACCGGCGTGGCCGTGAACCCCGACGATCCCCGCTACCAAGACCTGATTGGCAAGTTCATCGAGCTGCCCCTGGTGGGCCGCCGCATCCCCATCGTCGGTGACGAACACGCCGACATGGAAAAGGGCACCGGCTGTGTGAAGATCACCCCGGCCCACGACTTCAACGACTACGAAGTGGGCAAGCGCCACAACCTGCCCATGGTCAACATCCTGACTCTGGACGCCCATATCCGCAGCGTGGCCGAGTGCGTCAATTCCGACGGCACCGCCAACTCCGAGATGGATGGCAGCCTGCCGGCCGAATTCCAGGGCCTGGAGCGCTTCGCCGCCCGTAAGGCCATAGTCCAGAAATTCACCGAGCTGGGTCTCCTGGAGAAGATCGACGACCACACCTTGTCCGTGCCTTACGGCGACCGCGGTGGCGTTGTCATCGAGCCCATGCTCACCGACCAGTGGTACGTGCGGGTGGCCCCCTTGGCCAAGCCCGCCATCGAAGCGGTGGAAGACGGCCGCATCCAGTTCGTGCCCAAGCAGTACGAGAACATGTACTTCGCCTGGATGCGCGATATCCAGGACTGGTGTATCAGCCGCCAGCTGTGGTGGGGCCACCGTATCCCCGCCTGGTATGACGAGGCAGGCTCCGTCTATGTGGGCCGCACCGAAGAAGAAGTGCGCGCCAAGCACAACCTGGGCGCGGACGTCGTCCTCAAGCAGGACAACGACGTGCTGGACACCTGGTTCAGCTCGGCGCTCTGGACCTTCTCCACCCTGGGCTGGCCCGAGAAGGTCGAAGACCTCAAGGTCTTCCACCCCACCGACGTGCTGGTCACCGGCTTCGACATCATCTTCTTCTGGGTGGCGCGCATGATCATGATGACCATGCACTTCATCAAGAACGAAGACGGCAGCCCCCAGGTCCCCTTCAAGACCGTCTACGTCACCGGCCTTATCCGTGACGAGGAAGGCCAGAAGATGTCCAAATCTAAGGGCAACGTCATAGACCCCTTGGACATGATCGACGGCATCAGCCTGCCCGAGCTGCTCGAGAAGCGCACCGGCAACATGATGCAGCCGCAGCTGGCCGAGAAAATCGCCAAGCGCACCCAGGCCCAGTTCCCTGAGGGCATCGTCGCCCACGGCACCGACGCCCTGCGCTTCACCTTGGCGGCGCTGGCCAGCACTGGCCGTGACATCAACTGGGACATGCGCCGCCTGGAAGGCTACCGCAACTTCTGCAACAAGCTGTGGAACGCCAGCCGCTTCGTGCTGATGAACACCGAAGAGAAGGATTGCGGCTTTAACGGCGGCGAGCTGGAGCTGAGCCTGGCCGACCGCTGGATCCTCGGCCAGTTCCAGGAGACCGTCAAAGCGGTGCGCCACGCCATGGACAGCTACCGCTTCGACCAGGCCGCCAATTTCCTCTACGAGTTCACCTGGAACCAGTTCTGTGACTGGTACCTGGAGCTGACCAAGCCGGTACTGTTCAAAGGCAGCGAGGCCCAGCAGCGCGGCACCCGCCACACCCTGGTGACGGTGCTGGAAGCCCTGCTGCGCCTGATGCACCCCGTGATGCCCTTCATCACCGAGACCATCTGGCAGAGGGTCAAGCTGCTGGCCGGCATCGATGCCGACACCATCATGCTCCAGCCCTACCCGGAGTTCGACGAAGCGGCTGTGGACGCCACCGCCATGGCGGACCTGGAGTGGGTCAAGCAGTTCATCGTCGCCATCCGCAACGTGCGCGCCGAGATGGATATAGCCCCCTCCAAGCTGCTGGAAGTGCTGCTGGTCAACGTCAGTGAGACCGACCAGCGCCGCCTGGAAGAAAACCTGAGCTTCCTGACCAACATGGCCAAGCTCGAGTCCATCACCGTCGCCGACGGCGAACTGCCCCCCACCGTCACCCAACTGGTGGGCGCCATGGAAGTGCGTATTCCCATGGCCGGCCTTATCGACAAGGACGCCGAGCTGGCCCGCCTTGGCAAGCAGCTGGAGAAGGTGGTCCAGGAGCTGGGCCGGGTGGAAGCCAAGCTGGGCAACGAAGGTTTCGTGGCCAAGGCCCCGGAAGCGGTGATCGCCAAGGAACGTGAGCGGATGGCGGAATTGCAGGATACCCAGGCCAAACTCCAGGCCCAGTACGCCAGCATCGAGGCCCTCTAA
- a CDS encoding DNA polymerase III subunit chi, which translates to MNTVTFCSLTDDDRVAFACAVAAKAYGQQQAVLVYCQDRAQAEAVDEALWTRDPASFIPHNLADEGPKSGSPVAIFWPEAGQPRGRAVLINLHEAIPHVAVQCGHIFEAVPASEPLKIAARARFRAYQQQGVAPKHMTLADFLAQSH; encoded by the coding sequence ATGAACACTGTCACCTTCTGTTCCCTGACCGACGACGACCGGGTGGCCTTCGCCTGCGCCGTCGCCGCCAAGGCCTATGGCCAGCAGCAAGCTGTGCTGGTCTATTGCCAGGACAGGGCCCAGGCCGAGGCGGTGGACGAGGCCCTCTGGACCCGCGACCCCGCCTCCTTCATCCCCCACAACCTGGCGGACGAAGGCCCCAAGAGCGGCTCGCCCGTGGCCATCTTCTGGCCGGAGGCCGGCCAGCCCAGGGGCAGGGCGGTTTTAATCAATCTCCATGAAGCCATACCCCATGTTGCGGTACAATGCGGCCACATTTTTGAGGCAGTGCCAGCCAGCGAGCCGCTCAAGATAGCGGCCAGGGCGCGTTTTCGCGCCTACCAGCAACAGGGCGTCGCACCCAAGCACATGACGCTGGCGGACTTTTTGGCGCAATCCCACTGA
- a CDS encoding putative bifunctional diguanylate cyclase/phosphodiesterase, with protein MASTDTLLQHLPCPLAWLAPDGGLLGFNQAFAELLGEPQAFFESEMGTAWLSHCRELPAAWQESLPGKSLVRVQASQLPDAGPVLIHVQPVVDLHGSVLDLLAHPVFLQCPDGSLLACNQGFADFIGKARQDLLGQAKGKLFAANWQQGLDNGRQELLAGTEGPSSKVTSPDGKLWWVQKRLLRQGNIPIAIISEMWDMTRQLQMEAELSAGQGDKLTGLLSRDEFLHQLEEQVRVANRIKMKLGLILLDLKNFQQINDDFGQQVGDALLLAAGQRIHQTLRETDILARLDGDRFAILAVHLNNSQAMAQVHHKLAMAFERPFELDGKPVPLSFRAGVAIYPDDTDEAGPLFNNAELALHQLKKDGGEVRFYDERIDAMVRLTRELGKDLRGAAGRGEFMLRFQPIVSAYGNKLLGVETLVRWQHPKHGTLVPQEFIYIAEHEGLINELGAHVLDLLTEQLRRWLDYGIYDLCLTVNISPQQLKGPELFEKTRLLLAELGGTDQFSLELELNEAAIHNDGQRYAQQLHDLKKLGVRLSIDEFGSINGALNNLTKLPIDTIKIDRHYVTKLGRDLEAQTMVRAILRLGKDLGIRTSAVGVEELEQLNFLRAEKCDQVQGFAVSEPMSGEDFITWYHNFNLVRGGIQP; from the coding sequence GTGGCAAGCACGGATACCTTGCTTCAACACCTGCCCTGTCCCTTGGCCTGGCTGGCGCCCGACGGCGGCCTGCTGGGCTTCAACCAGGCTTTCGCCGAATTGCTGGGCGAGCCCCAGGCCTTCTTCGAGAGCGAGATGGGCACGGCCTGGCTGAGCCATTGCCGGGAGCTGCCCGCCGCCTGGCAGGAAAGCTTGCCGGGCAAGAGCCTGGTGCGGGTTCAGGCCAGCCAGTTGCCGGATGCCGGTCCCGTGCTGATCCATGTCCAGCCGGTGGTGGATCTGCACGGCTCTGTGCTGGATTTGCTGGCCCACCCTGTCTTCCTGCAATGCCCGGACGGCAGCCTGCTGGCCTGCAACCAGGGCTTTGCCGATTTCATAGGCAAGGCCAGGCAGGATCTCCTGGGGCAGGCGAAAGGCAAGCTCTTCGCCGCTAACTGGCAGCAGGGCCTGGACAACGGCCGCCAGGAACTGTTGGCCGGCACCGAAGGGCCATCCAGCAAGGTCACCAGCCCAGATGGCAAGCTGTGGTGGGTGCAGAAGCGGCTGCTCCGGCAAGGGAATATCCCCATCGCCATCATCAGCGAGATGTGGGACATGACCCGCCAGCTGCAGATGGAAGCCGAACTCAGCGCCGGCCAAGGCGACAAACTGACCGGCCTGCTGTCCCGTGACGAGTTCCTGCACCAGTTGGAAGAGCAGGTCAGGGTCGCCAACCGCATCAAGATGAAGCTGGGCTTGATCCTCCTGGATCTCAAGAACTTCCAACAGATCAACGACGACTTCGGGCAGCAAGTGGGGGACGCCCTGCTGCTGGCCGCAGGGCAACGCATCCACCAGACATTGCGGGAGACCGACATACTGGCCCGCCTCGACGGCGACCGCTTCGCCATACTGGCCGTGCACCTCAACAACAGCCAGGCCATGGCCCAGGTCCACCACAAGCTGGCCATGGCCTTCGAGCGCCCCTTCGAACTGGACGGCAAGCCGGTGCCCCTGAGCTTCAGGGCCGGGGTGGCCATCTATCCCGACGACACCGACGAAGCCGGTCCATTGTTCAACAACGCCGAGCTGGCCCTGCACCAGCTGAAGAAAGACGGTGGCGAGGTGCGCTTCTATGACGAGCGCATCGACGCCATGGTGCGGCTGACCCGGGAGCTGGGCAAGGATCTGCGCGGCGCCGCCGGGCGTGGCGAATTCATGCTGCGCTTCCAGCCCATCGTCAGCGCTTACGGCAACAAGCTGCTGGGGGTGGAAACCCTGGTGCGCTGGCAACACCCCAAGCATGGCACCCTGGTCCCCCAGGAGTTCATCTACATCGCCGAGCACGAGGGCCTGATCAACGAGCTGGGTGCCCATGTGCTGGATCTGCTCACCGAGCAGCTCAGGCGCTGGCTGGACTACGGCATCTATGACCTCTGCCTGACGGTGAACATCTCGCCCCAGCAGCTAAAGGGCCCGGAACTCTTCGAAAAGACCCGGCTGCTGTTGGCCGAGCTCGGCGGCACCGATCAATTCAGCCTGGAGCTGGAGTTGAACGAGGCCGCCATCCACAACGACGGCCAGCGCTATGCCCAGCAACTGCATGACCTCAAGAAGCTGGGGGTGCGGCTGTCCATCGACGAGTTCGGCTCCATCAACGGCGCCCTGAACAACCTCACCAAGCTGCCCATCGACACCATCAAGATAGACAGGCACTACGTCACCAAGCTGGGCCGGGACTTGGAGGCCCAGACCATGGTCAGGGCCATACTGCGCCTGGGCAAGGATCTTGGGATCCGCACCAGCGCCGTGGGGGTGGAGGAACTGGAGCAGCTCAACTTCCTGCGCGCCGAAAAGTGTGACCAGGTCCAGGGCTTTGCCGTTTCCGAACCCATGAGCGGCGAGGACTTCATCACCTGGTACCACAACTTCAATCTGGTCAGGGGCGGTATCCAACCTTGA